A genomic window from Cyprinus carpio isolate SPL01 chromosome B9, ASM1834038v1, whole genome shotgun sequence includes:
- the impg2a gene encoding LOW QUALITY PROTEIN: interphotoreceptor matrix proteoglycan 2 (The sequence of the model RefSeq protein was modified relative to this genomic sequence to represent the inferred CDS: inserted 4 bases in 2 codons), which yields MTTEMDTEITNEIEQEAVALPSRPLVEQRVELAMLLTGEPWSEELFNSTSSEHGRLTHKITTKISAALKKLTEFKSVSVLNIRPQMDPSSGDKAVLVEYAVSLQTSSEEISRETLDFINLQSNMVEGTFSYSEGPTVQYTIVDIHPDITEALHVETSTEETHPAEESLDPDHKDDILAVEKPSELPGEVMKEVFTIGDLLDSTMPEEEDLQEKDLVSQFLPNQTLAVDSEAVGPIIDAKQDSGLTIDDFNPASGSGAEDDQVTVLTRAQEPVGETEGEEEVLIGVDTPQIEDYEFSTITTVVEEDQILPEETPELITVKAGEDGNLQVGSEVPTMPPVKVAESESILKPDEDIILPAEEERTDEDIERETVLTEMRGDEKTEVAVIIKEESEEFEEEQEESVDSTTMTQQDDFVITDASAIQFSEEVLTEDEILLVTTEPASPVYSTPFSTEKESPFSLITTVTPAEVELVHTLNSKVMTTSLNVIHYKEEEGSGISGVIQGDEVSSIALPTNPGRXLIVFFSLRVTNMIFSEDLFNRSSAEYKALEQRFLELLVPYLQSNLSHFENLEILNFRNGSIVVNSRMKFWKPVPRGVSTAVYLILEDFCNTAYQTMNLAIDKYSLDVESGEQADPCKFQACNEFAECTVNQWSGEAECVCNAGYFSMDGLPCQSICDLQHDFCLNDGKCDVIPGQGAICRCRVGENWWYRGEHCEEYVSEPLVVGIAIASVAGFLLVASGVIFFLARTLRDQYDKDETEDPVRREDSPPFLDMATKYNPMFESDLTTGYSHYYQRYPXPPVHSSTSAEASTEFSSEEIRHIYENSELTKEDIQDRIRILELYARDRQFADFLKQHQIAMDNQRESSSNSQ from the exons ATGACAACGGAAATGGATACTGAG ATCACTAATGAGATTGAGCAGGAAGCAGTTGCTTTGCCTTCACGTCCTCTGGTTGAGCAGAGGGTGGAGCTGGCTATGTTATTGACTGGAGAACCATGGAGTGAAGAGCTGTTCAACTCCACCAGCAGTGAGCATGGCAGACTCACTCACAAGATCACAACGAAG ATTTCAGCTGCATTGAAGAAACTGACAGAATTCAAGAGTGTATCAGTATTGAATATCAG GCCACAGATGGATCCCTCAAG TGGTGATAAGGCAGTATTGGTGGAATATGCTGTGTCCCTCCAGACCAGCAGTGAAGAGATCAGCAGGGAGACACTGGACTTCATCAATCTTCAATCCAACATGGTAGAGGGCACCTTTAGTTACTCAGAAGGGCCCACTGTTCAGTACACCATTGTTGACATCCATCCTGACATCACTGAGGCTCTGCATG TGGAAACCTCTACAGAGGAAACCCATCCTGCAGAAGAATCTCTAGACCCTGACCACAAG GATGATATTTTAGCAGTAGAAAAACCATCTGAGCTGCCTGGAGAGGTGATGAAGGAGGTCTTTACTATTGGTGACCTTTTGGATTCTACAATGCCAGAAGAAGAAG ACCTTCAAGAAAAGGACTTGGTGTCACAGTTTCTTCCCAACCAGACTCTTGCTGTGGATAGTGAAGCTGTAGGTCCCATTATTGATGCCAAGCAAGACAGTGGCTTGACAATTGATGATTTTAATCCCGCCTCTGGATCTGGTGCAGAAGACGATCAGGTAACTGTACTTACTAGGGCTCAAGAGCCAGTTGGAGAGACAGAAGGTGAGGAAGAGGTTTTGATTGGTGTAGACACACCACAGATCGAGGACTATGAATTCTCCACAATTACAACAGTTGTTGAAGAGGACCAGATCTTGCCTGAGGAAACTCCTGAACTGATTACTGTTAAAGCTGGAGAAGATGGAAATTTACAGGTTGGTAGCGAAGTGCCCACAATGCCCCCAGTCAAAGTGGCAGAATCAGAATCTATCCTAAAACCTGATGAAGACATTATACTGCCTGCAGAAGAAGAGAGGACAGATGAAGACATTGAGAGAGAAACTGTTTTAACAGAAATGCGAGGGGATGAGAAAACTGAAGTTGCTGTGATCATAAAGGAAGAATCAGAGGAGTTTGAAGAAGAACAGGAAGAATCTGTTGACAGTACCACAATGACACAGCAAGATGATTTTGTAATAACGGATGCTTCAGCAATACAGTTTTCAGAGGAAGTTCTAACAGAGGATGAGATCCTATTGGTCACCACTGAACCAGCAAGCCCAGTCTACTCAACTCCTTTTTCAACTGAGAAAGAATCACCCTTCTCCCTCATCACCACTGTTACCCCAGCGGAGGTGGAGTTGGTGCATACCTTAAATTCAAAAGTCATGACTACATCTCTAAATGTGATTCATTACAAAGAGGAAGAGGGTAGTGGCATCTCTGGTGTCATCCAGGGTGATGAAGTTTCCAGCATAGCCTTGCCAACTAACCCTGGGCG TCTTATAGTGTTTTTCAGTCTTCGCGTAACTAACATGATATTCTCTGAGGATCTGTTTAATAGGAGCTCTGCAGAGTACAAAGCCTTGGAGCAACGGTTCCTTGAACTG CTGGTGCCATATCTGCAGTCAAACCTCAGTCACTTCGAAAACCTGGAGATCTTGAACTTCAGGAATGGAAGTATTGTGGTGAACAGCCGTATGAAGTTTTGGAAGCCTGTTCCTCGTGGAGTCAGTACTGCTGTTTACCTCATTCTAGAGGATTTCTGCAACACGGCTTACCAGACCATGAACCTCGCCATTGACAAATATTCGTTGGATGTCGAATCAG gGGAACAGGCAGACCCGTGCAAGTTTCAAGCATGTAATGAGTTTGCTGAATGTACAGTGAACCAATGGTCAGGTGaagctgaatgtgtgtgtaatgCTGGTTACTTCAGCATGGACGGACTACCTTGCCAAAGCATCTGCGACCTTCAACATGACTTCTGCTTGAATGATGGGAAATGTGATGTCATTCCAGGCCAAGGAGCCATCTGCag ATGCCGTGTTGGGGAAAACTGGTGGTACAGAGGAGAACATTGTGAAGAATATGTTTCTGAGCCACTCGTAGTTGGCATTGCCATAGCATCTGTTGCGGGGTTCCTTCTGGTGGCGTCAGGAGTAATTTTCTTCCTAGCAAGAACTCTGAGAGACCAATATGACAAGGATGAGACGGAGGACCCAGTACG GAGAGAAGACAGTCCACCATTTCTAGACATGGCCACTAAGTATAACCCCATGTTTGAGAGCGATTTAACTACAGGCTACAGCCATTACTACCAGCGGTACCC GCCTCCAGTCCACAGCAGCACCAGTGCAGAGGCATCCACAGAGTTCAGCAGCGAAGAGATACGGCATATTTATGAAAACAGTGAACTCACTAAGGAG GATATTCAAGATCGCATCCGCATCCTTGAACTCTACGCAAGAGATCGTCAGTTTGCTGATTTTTTGAAGCAGCatcaaat AGCAATGGATAATCAAAGAGAAAGTTCCTCCAATAGTCAATAG
- the LOC109067569 gene encoding target of Nesh-SH3 isoform X2 codes for MSSVLFSLRKKDNMRAFLLLFLSEILLLRLTSATTMKVQSQNMRVRISAVGDTIVLKFIRPHVDTRLEGYILGYGSSMFSKQFIQLPEDGQPYETEIDAEPKYLIAVQSKFPEEPKKKCAGKVDLDKPLNVVIGSITESSVLLSWGTLLTSPFMDTVVEDCFDEEQFTVRYREKEPSNTWNYQTCPSTSTVIDNLKPDALYEFAVRADSDTNSGVWSPPVIHNTADQIIEPFTEQNKFEKPVLASQQTFLPPVPVSSTGAENPTTVPDNPPSSTEALPSSHTSIILPTPTTTSTVRPRNPTSHPSTTQADLLTEQHTSITPQQPTTSQPQPSRTQQQVSTTQPPSTTIQQYTSTMQISVKDQPNTAKQLLNTAPQQLDETSSPNPPTTKPPIQQTQQRTTSTVQEHPHPTKKQESLHTRKIQPSTKLHRLSTTQRSRGRGILRNSSVSHLLARNTTQRQRSRSHVPPVDHPKFSRPRSLYHNSTGNNKKRPNGEQHQGHLSKSQKRPRKQFEKTKMNQVSETKEKENIIDLKQMEPVPDLKPLAPPTTERPAKQRPSSTTTPHSVFEGNRFDTGDNSSVFRSQPLSEVDATGKKRFIAPHVIYRTDKRPEEPCSVTQSLSSFPDEEIGYLNVTGPPKTPPSNLTVLTVEGCPSFIILDWDKTDNETREYEVVSSTKGPDGEEVSVQTTNQTHTAVENLKPESSYEFIVTPKNELGSGPATKPVTFSTESADPRVSEVQTGKNAIWSSFPFKSDSYSECNGQQFIKRTWYRKFVGIQLCNSLRYKIYLSDSLKGKFYSIGDQTGYGEDHCQFVDSFLDGRTGGPLPPNQLPPKKGFYRAMRQEPVKFGDIGGNSMINYVAWYECGIPIPGKW; via the exons ATGAGCTCTGTATTGTTTTCTCTGAGAAAAAAGGACAACATGCGagccttcctcctcctcttcctcagcgaGATCTTGCTGCTGAGACTGACCTCCGCAACCACCATGAAAG TGCAAAGTCAAAACATGAGGGTGCGTATCAGCGCTGTTGGAGACACCATTGTATTGAAGTTCATCCGGCCCCATGTTGACACCAGACTGGAGGGATATATCCTGGGCTATGGCAGCAGCATGTTCTCCAAACAATTTATCCAGCTACCCGAGGATGGACAGCCCTATGAGACTGAGATAG ATGCTGAGCCCAAATATCTGATTGCAGTACAGTCGAAGTTTCCTGAGGAACCTAAGAAAAAGTGTGCAG GAAAAGTGGATCTAGACAAACCATTGAACGTTGTGATTGGCTCGATAACAGAGTCCTCAGTGCTGCTGTCCTGGGGGACACTACTGACCAGCCCCTTCATGGATACCGTTGTGGAAGACTGTTTTGATGAAGA ACAGTTCACAGTGCGCTACAGAGAGAAGGAACCCAGCAATACCTGGAACTACCAGACTTGTCCATCCACAAGCACAGTCATCGACAACCTCAAACCAGATGCTCTGTATGAGTTTGCAGTCCGAGCAGACAGTGACACAAACAGTGGAGTCTGGAGTCCACCGGTCATCCATAACACAGCTG atcAAATAATAGAGCCATTTACGGAACAGAACAAGTTTGAG AAGCCAGTCTTAGCAAGCCAGCAAACATTCTTGCCACCAGTGCCAG TTTCATCAACAGGAGCAGAAAATCCCACCACAGTTCCTGACAATCCACCTAGCTCGACCGAGGCCCTTCCTTCCTCTCACACATCTATCATTCTGCCCACGCCAACGACCACAAGCACAGTTCGACCTCGAAACCCCACCAGTCATCCCAGTACAACCCAAGCAGATCTTCTCACAGAGCAACATACTAGCATAACCCCACAACAACCTACAACATCTCAGCCACAACCTTCCAGAACCCAACAACAAGTCAGCACAACCCAACCACCATCCACTACAATCCAACAATATACCAGCACAATGCAAATCTCAGTCAAAGATCAACCAAATACAGCCAAACAGCTGCTGAATACAGCCCCACAACAGTTAGATGAAACATCTTCCCCTAATCCACCTACAACCAAACCACCAATTCAACAAACCCAACAACGCACCACAAGCACTGTCCAGGAACATCCCCACCCAACTAAGAAACAAGAAAGTCTCCATACAAGAAAAATTCAGCCCAGCACCAAGCTGCATCGACTGAGCACAACCCAGCGTTCACGAG gcaGAGGTATCCTCCGCAACTCTTCTGTGTCCCACCTCTTGGCACGAAATACTACACAGAGACAGAGGTCTCGCAGTCATGTCCCTCCAGTTGACCATCCAAAGTTTTCCAGGCCACGCTCTTTGTATCATAACTCAACTGGCaacaataaaaaga GGCCCAATGGTGAGCAACATCAAGGACATTTGTCCAAATCTCAAAAGAGACCCAGAAAGCAATTTG AGAAAACAAAGATGAACCAGGTCTCAGAGACTAAAGAAAAGG AAAACATTATTGATCTGAAGCAGATGGAGCCAGTACCAGATTTAAAACCTCTAGCTCCACCCACTACTGAAAGACCAGCCAAACAACGGCCATCTTCGACAACAACACCACATTCTGTTTTTGAGG GGAATCGTTTTGACACCGGTGACAACTCCTCTGTATTCAGATCTCAACCCCTCTCTGAGGTGGATGCCACGGGGAAGAAACGTTTCATAG CACCTCACGTGATCTACAGAACCGACAAACGTCCGGAGGAGCCATGCTCTGTCACTCAATCTCTGAGCTCCTTTCCTGATGAGGAGATCGGATACTTGAATGTCACTGGCCCACCCAAGACCCCTCCATCCAACCTTACCGTGCTCACAGTGGAAGGATGCCCCTCCTTCATTATCCTTGACTGGGACAAAACAGACAATGAGACCAGAG AATATGAGGTAGTTTCCTCCACCAAGGGTCCGGATGGAGAGGAGGTGTCTGTCCAGACAacaaatcaaacacatacagctgTGGAGAACCTGAAACCAGAGAGCAG TTATGAGTTCATAGTTACACCCAAGAATGAGCTGGGTTCTGGTCCAGCCACTAAACCGGTCACCTTCAGTACTGAGTCAG CTGATCCTCGTGTGAGTGAGGTCCAAACCG GTAAAAATGCCATCTGGTCATCGTTTCCATTCAAGTCTGACTCGTATTCCGAGTGCAATGGGCAGCAGTTCATAAAGCGGACCTGGTACCGCAAGTTTGTGGGTATCCAATTGTGCAACTCTCTTAGATACAAGATCTACCTGAGCGACTCTCTCAAAG GAAAGTTTTACAGCATAGGAGATCAGACTGGGTATGGAGAGGATCACTGCCAATTTGTTGACTCATTCCTGGACGGACGAACCGGTGGTCCTCTTCCACCAAATCAGTTACCACCCAAAAAA GGCTTTTACCGGGCCATGCGTCAAGAGCCTGTCAAGTTTGGCGACATCGGAGGAAATTCCATGATCAACTACGTGGCCTGGTATGAGTGTGGGATACCCATTCCTGGGAAGTGGTAG
- the LOC109067569 gene encoding target of Nesh-SH3 isoform X1 produces the protein MSSVLFSLRKKDNMRAFLLLFLSEILLLRLTSATTMKVQSQNMRVRISAVGDTIVLKFIRPHVDTRLEGYILGYGSSMFSKQFIQLPEDGQPYETEIDAEPKYLIAVQSKFPEEPKKKCAGKVDLDKPLNVVIGSITESSVLLSWGTLLTSPFMDTVVEDCFDEEQFTVRYREKEPSNTWNYQTCPSTSTVIDNLKPDALYEFAVRADSDTNSGVWSPPVIHNTADQIIEPFTEQNKFEKPVLASQQTFLPPVPVSSTGAENPTTVPDNPPSSTEALPSSHTSIILPTPTTTSTVRPRNPTSHPSTTQADLLTEQHTSITPQQPTTSQPQPSRTQQQVSTTQPPSTTIQQYTSTMQISVKDQPNTAKQLLNTAPQQLDETSSPNPPTTKPPIQQTQQRTTSTVQEHPHPTKKQESLHTRKIQPSTKLHRLSTTQRSRGTSKHPTTHTYFPETTSHYQSSTIAHSEQPNTKPPPTTQDWSTNSHSLTNTALTSPTTLANIVLVTEQQTDVLVSQLKTDVSKHPVFSTNPSIHEEYSTSHIPTTKNPPLTENIQELTPHPTYLPITFWYQPRPSTTKQQASTDKYNPKTDSQVVNRQPTPEEWLSGTPKNLLNLTPETAFTKSDAIQNSPVAERVTVGTSHPSRPAAISQPKDEQLLSQPTLTNEVANRNEGRGILRNSSVSHLLARNTTQRQRSRSHVPPVDHPKFSRPRSLYHNSTGNNKKRPNGEQHQGHLSKSQKRPRKQFEKTKMNQVSETKEKENIIDLKQMEPVPDLKPLAPPTTERPAKQRPSSTTTPHSVFEGNRFDTGDNSSVFRSQPLSEVDATGKKRFIAPHVIYRTDKRPEEPCSVTQSLSSFPDEEIGYLNVTGPPKTPPSNLTVLTVEGCPSFIILDWDKTDNETREYEVVSSTKGPDGEEVSVQTTNQTHTAVENLKPESSYEFIVTPKNELGSGPATKPVTFSTESADPRVSEVQTGKNAIWSSFPFKSDSYSECNGQQFIKRTWYRKFVGIQLCNSLRYKIYLSDSLKGKFYSIGDQTGYGEDHCQFVDSFLDGRTGGPLPPNQLPPKKGFYRAMRQEPVKFGDIGGNSMINYVAWYECGIPIPGKW, from the exons ATGAGCTCTGTATTGTTTTCTCTGAGAAAAAAGGACAACATGCGagccttcctcctcctcttcctcagcgaGATCTTGCTGCTGAGACTGACCTCCGCAACCACCATGAAAG TGCAAAGTCAAAACATGAGGGTGCGTATCAGCGCTGTTGGAGACACCATTGTATTGAAGTTCATCCGGCCCCATGTTGACACCAGACTGGAGGGATATATCCTGGGCTATGGCAGCAGCATGTTCTCCAAACAATTTATCCAGCTACCCGAGGATGGACAGCCCTATGAGACTGAGATAG ATGCTGAGCCCAAATATCTGATTGCAGTACAGTCGAAGTTTCCTGAGGAACCTAAGAAAAAGTGTGCAG GAAAAGTGGATCTAGACAAACCATTGAACGTTGTGATTGGCTCGATAACAGAGTCCTCAGTGCTGCTGTCCTGGGGGACACTACTGACCAGCCCCTTCATGGATACCGTTGTGGAAGACTGTTTTGATGAAGA ACAGTTCACAGTGCGCTACAGAGAGAAGGAACCCAGCAATACCTGGAACTACCAGACTTGTCCATCCACAAGCACAGTCATCGACAACCTCAAACCAGATGCTCTGTATGAGTTTGCAGTCCGAGCAGACAGTGACACAAACAGTGGAGTCTGGAGTCCACCGGTCATCCATAACACAGCTG atcAAATAATAGAGCCATTTACGGAACAGAACAAGTTTGAG AAGCCAGTCTTAGCAAGCCAGCAAACATTCTTGCCACCAGTGCCAG TTTCATCAACAGGAGCAGAAAATCCCACCACAGTTCCTGACAATCCACCTAGCTCGACCGAGGCCCTTCCTTCCTCTCACACATCTATCATTCTGCCCACGCCAACGACCACAAGCACAGTTCGACCTCGAAACCCCACCAGTCATCCCAGTACAACCCAAGCAGATCTTCTCACAGAGCAACATACTAGCATAACCCCACAACAACCTACAACATCTCAGCCACAACCTTCCAGAACCCAACAACAAGTCAGCACAACCCAACCACCATCCACTACAATCCAACAATATACCAGCACAATGCAAATCTCAGTCAAAGATCAACCAAATACAGCCAAACAGCTGCTGAATACAGCCCCACAACAGTTAGATGAAACATCTTCCCCTAATCCACCTACAACCAAACCACCAATTCAACAAACCCAACAACGCACCACAAGCACTGTCCAGGAACATCCCCACCCAACTAAGAAACAAGAAAGTCTCCATACAAGAAAAATTCAGCCCAGCACCAAGCTGCATCGACTGAGCACAACCCAGCGTTCACGAGGCACGTCAAAACACCCAACCACTCACACTTATTTTCCAGAAACCACTTCTCACTACCAGTCCAGCACAATTGCACATTCTGAACAGCCAAACACCAAACCACCACCAACAACACAGGATTGGTCCACAAATAGCCATTCACTGACAAACACAGCTTTGACTTCACCCACTACTTTAGCAAATATTGTCTTAGTAACAGAACAACAAACAGATGTCTTAGTATCACAGCTGAAAACCGATGTTAGCAAACATCCGGTATTTAGCactaatccatccatccatgaagAATATTCTACATCCCATATCCCCACAACTAAAAATCCACCTCTTACTGAGAACATACAGGAACTGACACCACATCCTACATATCTACCCATAACCTTTTGGTACCAGCCCAGACCCAGCACCACTAAACAGCAAGCTAGCACTGATAAatacaacccaaaaacagactccCAAGTTGTAAATCGACAACCTACCCCTGAAGAATGGTTGTCAGGTACCCCAAAAAACCTACTAAACCTCACACCTGAAACAGCTTTCACCAAATCCGATGCCATTCAAAACTCACCTGTGGCGGAGAGGGTAACAGTGGGGACGAGTCATCCAAGTCGACCAGCGG CTATTTCCCAGCCAAAGGACGAACAGCTTCTGTCACAGCCAACACTTACAAATGAGGTGGCCAATAGGAATGAGG gcaGAGGTATCCTCCGCAACTCTTCTGTGTCCCACCTCTTGGCACGAAATACTACACAGAGACAGAGGTCTCGCAGTCATGTCCCTCCAGTTGACCATCCAAAGTTTTCCAGGCCACGCTCTTTGTATCATAACTCAACTGGCaacaataaaaaga GGCCCAATGGTGAGCAACATCAAGGACATTTGTCCAAATCTCAAAAGAGACCCAGAAAGCAATTTG AGAAAACAAAGATGAACCAGGTCTCAGAGACTAAAGAAAAGG AAAACATTATTGATCTGAAGCAGATGGAGCCAGTACCAGATTTAAAACCTCTAGCTCCACCCACTACTGAAAGACCAGCCAAACAACGGCCATCTTCGACAACAACACCACATTCTGTTTTTGAGG GGAATCGTTTTGACACCGGTGACAACTCCTCTGTATTCAGATCTCAACCCCTCTCTGAGGTGGATGCCACGGGGAAGAAACGTTTCATAG CACCTCACGTGATCTACAGAACCGACAAACGTCCGGAGGAGCCATGCTCTGTCACTCAATCTCTGAGCTCCTTTCCTGATGAGGAGATCGGATACTTGAATGTCACTGGCCCACCCAAGACCCCTCCATCCAACCTTACCGTGCTCACAGTGGAAGGATGCCCCTCCTTCATTATCCTTGACTGGGACAAAACAGACAATGAGACCAGAG AATATGAGGTAGTTTCCTCCACCAAGGGTCCGGATGGAGAGGAGGTGTCTGTCCAGACAacaaatcaaacacatacagctgTGGAGAACCTGAAACCAGAGAGCAG TTATGAGTTCATAGTTACACCCAAGAATGAGCTGGGTTCTGGTCCAGCCACTAAACCGGTCACCTTCAGTACTGAGTCAG CTGATCCTCGTGTGAGTGAGGTCCAAACCG GTAAAAATGCCATCTGGTCATCGTTTCCATTCAAGTCTGACTCGTATTCCGAGTGCAATGGGCAGCAGTTCATAAAGCGGACCTGGTACCGCAAGTTTGTGGGTATCCAATTGTGCAACTCTCTTAGATACAAGATCTACCTGAGCGACTCTCTCAAAG GAAAGTTTTACAGCATAGGAGATCAGACTGGGTATGGAGAGGATCACTGCCAATTTGTTGACTCATTCCTGGACGGACGAACCGGTGGTCCTCTTCCACCAAATCAGTTACCACCCAAAAAA GGCTTTTACCGGGCCATGCGTCAAGAGCCTGTCAAGTTTGGCGACATCGGAGGAAATTCCATGATCAACTACGTGGCCTGGTATGAGTGTGGGATACCCATTCCTGGGAAGTGGTAG